The following nucleotide sequence is from Candidatus Eisenbacteria bacterium.
TCTCGCGCATCTCGAGGCGATCCGCCGCTTGTATCAAATCGTCGGCCTTCGCGAAGGGATCGAGGATATCGCGCGGGGTGATCTCAGGGGTCCGGCGGCGGCCGTCACCTTCGACGACGGGCTCGCGAACTTCTACGAGGTCGCGTATCCGATCTTGGACGACTTCGGCATCCCGGCGGTCTGCTTTCTCGTCACAGGTCTCGTCGGAACCGAGGAGACGCTCTGGTATTGCCGCGTGCACAAGGCGATCGCGGAAACCTCCCGCCCGTCCTTCCTCTGGCGCGGGGCCTTGATCGATCTTTCAAACTCCCGGCGGCGCGCGCAGGCTTCCGCTTTCCTTCAAAACGCGCTCAAGAGAATGCCCCCGCGGGAGCTTCGCGCCGCGGTCCGGGAGATCGCGCGCTCTCTCTCGGTCGATCCCGACGCGCCGATCCTCCCGGGCTCTCCGTATCGAGTCCTGTCGAGTTCCGAGATTTGCCGGATGGTCGATGCGGGGCTCGTCGAGTTCGGTTCGCACACGCGCACGCATCCGATTCTCAGCCTCCTTTCTCCCGAGGAACAACGGGAGGAGATCATCGAGTCCGCGGTCGCGCTCCGCAAGCTGACCGGCCGGCCGGCCGATCTCTTCGCGTATCCGAACGGGCGGAAGGAGGACTACGATGCGGCTTCGCTGGCGGCCCTTCGGGAAACGGGGGTGCGCGTCGCC
It contains:
- a CDS encoding polysaccharide deacetylase family protein, with protein sequence MRTRLYRWIRGRTNRAGRDSLTVFNFHGVVADPLPVPDLGFMNRETFLAHLEAIRRLYQIVGLREGIEDIARGDLRGPAAAVTFDDGLANFYEVAYPILDDFGIPAVCFLVTGLVGTEETLWYCRVHKAIAETSRPSFLWRGALIDLSNSRRRAQASAFLQNALKRMPPRELRAAVREIARSLSVDPDAPILPGSPYRVLSSSEICRMVDAGLVEFGSHTRTHPILSLLSPEEQREEIIESAVALRKLTGRPADLFAYPNGRKEDYDAASLAALRETGVRVAVTTARGRFRRNTPPLEIPRFWVGEETRAWEIAP